The nucleotide sequence CCGTGCCCGGCATGGCCGGTCCGCGGGTCACCGGTGTTCGGCACGAACACGTACTCGATACCGGACGGGTGCCGGAACGCCAGCCGCCTGCGGTCGAACCGCTCCACGTCGGTCACCTCGACGTCGTGCGTCGCGAGCCGGTGCGACCAGAAGTCCAGCGAGCCCTCCGGCACCGACAGCAGGACCTCACGGGCCTGGTTGGTGCCGCGGGTGCCGAACTGGCCTGCCTGCGCCCACGGGAACGTGGTGACCACGCTCGACGGGTCGCCGTCGGCGTTGGAGTAGTAGAGGTGATAGATCGGCAGCGACCCGTCGAAGAGCACGGTGCGCTTGATGAAGCGCATGCCCAGGATCTTCACGTGGAAGTCCACGTCCTCCTGGGCGTGTCCCACGGACAGGGTCACGTGGTGCGAGCCCTCGACATGGGCCATGGTGGAACCTCCGCTGCGTCGCCGGATCGGTCGGTTCCGACGGTAGGAACCCGGAGGCCCGGTGCGCATCGGCAGGCAGCGCAGGAACCTGTCGTGTCCGTGCACGGCGGGCTACCGTGGGCGATCGTGGGGCACCGGGTGATGACGACCGATCTCGCCGCCGCCGTCCCGGCCATCGGGGCCGAGCAACGCTTCGTCCCGTGGACGGCCGCGGTCCGCGAGGGCATCGCCGGGTTCGGCTTCGAGTGCGAGCGCCCGCACGTGTTCACCGGGTCGGTCGGGACCCGTTCGGCGGACGGCGTGGATCTGGTGACGCTCGCCGGCGCCGGGCACGCCGCGGACCGCGACGCCGGTGAGATCGCCGCCGCCGACACCGGGTGCTACGTGCTCGGCCTGCAGCTCGCCGGCGGGGCCCGGATCACCCAGGACGGCCGCACCGCCGTGCTCGGACCGGGCCGCTACGCCCTCTACGACGCGTCCCGCCCGGTCCGGGTGGAGGCCGGCGACGGTTACCGGGCGCTGTGCGTGCGCTTCGCGCACGACCGGGTCGAGCCGCGCGGCGGCGAGTCGCTGGCCGGGATCACCGGCACCGCGTTCGACTACCGGCCGGGCCTGCCGGCCACGGTGTGGGACACCGTGATCAGCCTGAACCGGAATCTGCCGACGCTCGGCGCGCACGGCCCGCTGGCGATGCGCGGTGTGATGGATCTGATCGGGGTGCTGCTGCGGTCGGCCGCCGGCGCCGAGCCGCAGCCGCGGTGCGACCTGCTGGACCGGATCAAGGCCTACGCCGACGCCCGGCTCGGCGATCCGGACCTGAGCCCCGCCGGGATCGCCGCCGCGCACTACGTCTCGGCGCGCCACCTGCACAACCTGTTCGCCGGGACCGGCACCAGTGCGGCGTCCTGGATCCGGTCGCGCCGGGTCGAGATGTGCCGGCGCGATCTGGCCGATCCGGCGGCGGCCGCGATGCCCGCGGCGGCGATCGGTGCCCGCTGGGGCTTCCGCGGCCCCTCGCACTTCGGGCAGGTGTTCAAGCGGGAGACCGGACTGACCCCGGCCGCCTACCGGGAACGCGCCGCCGCTCAGCCCGCGGTGAGCAGTTCGTCGAGCTGCTCGTAGCCCTCGTTCACGCCGACCTCCATGCCGGAGGCGAGCATCGCGTCGCGGGCCTCGAACGACTCGAACAGCGACGTGCCGACCAGCCGGGTGCGGCCGCCGTCGAGTGCGGTCAGGGTGAGGGTCTCCAGGCAGACGCCGTCCGGGAAACCCTCGAAGGTGAAGGTCTGCACGATCCGCTCGGACGGCCGGACCTCGTGGAAGGACCCGTAGAAGCGGTACTCGCCGTCGGCGTCGGTGTGCGTGTAGCGGTAACCGCCACCGGTCTCGGCGTCCCACCGCTGCACGGTCATCGTCAGGTTGCGCGGGCCGAGCCAGCGCCGCACCTTCTCGACGTCGACGTGCGCGTCGAAGACCCGCTCCGGCGGGGCGTCGAACTCCCGGGTGATCCGGACCATCGGAAGATCCCGGACGGACTCGATGCTGGTCTCACGGGTGGTCGTGCTCATGACGCTGCTCCCTCGCTCGTGCCGGTGGATCCCGGCGCCTCGTCCGCCAGCAGTTCGTCGAGGCGCTGGTAGCGCTGCTCGACCTGCCGCCGGTACCGCTCGATCCAGGCCGTCATCAGGTCGAACACCTCCGCCTCGAGATGCACCGGACGCCGCTGGGCCTGCCGGCTGCGCCGGACCAGCCCCGCGTCCTCGAGGACCTTGATGTGTTTCGACACGGCCTGCAGGGAGACGTCGTAGGGCTCGGCGAGCTCGTTCACCGTCGCGTCGTCGGTGGCCAGCCGGGCCACCATGTCGCGACGCAGCGGGTCCGCCAGCGCGGCGAACACCCTCGAGAGCCGGTCCTCCACGTTCCCCTCCTTGCTCAACCTTTCGGTTGAATAGGACGCTAACGGAGGACCGGCTCGTATTCAACCCTCAGGTTGAACGACGGCGGATCAGCTGAAGGAGCCGGGCAGCGAGCCGTGCGGCACGTAGTCCGAGGGGACGACGCCGAGCCGTCCGCGCTGGTAGTCCTCGAACGCCTCGTGCACCTCGGCCTTGGTGTTCATCACGAACGGTCCGGCCCACGCCACCGGCTCGCGGATCGGCAGCCCGCCGAGCACGACGACGTCGAACGCGGGATGGCGGGACTCCTGGGAGACGTTGCCGCCCATGGTGATCGCGTCGCCCGGGCCGAACACGGCGAGCTGCCCGGTCCGGATCGGCCGCCGATCGGCGCCGACCGTGCCGGAGCCGCTCATGACGTAGACCAGTGCGTTGAACTCGCGCGGCCACGGCAGGCGCAGCTCGCCGCCGGGGGAGACGGTCGCGTGCACCATCGCCATCGGGGTGTGCGTCGCGCCCGGGCCGGAGATCCCGGCGACGTCACCGGCGATCACCCGCAGCAGTGCGCCGCCGTCCGGGCTCGCGACGAGGCCGGACTCCGCGGCGCGCAGGTCCTGGTACTTCGGCGGCAGCCACTTGTCCTTCTTCGGCAGATTCACCCAGAGCTGCAGGCCGTGGAACAGCCCGCCGCTGCGGACCAGTGCCTCCGGTGGACGCTCGATGTGCAGCAGGCCGGAGCCGGCCGTCATCCACTGGGTGTCGCCGTTGGTGATGGTGCCGCCACCGCCGTGCGAGTCACCGTGCTCGAAGGTGCCGTCGATGATGTAGGTGACGGTCTCGAAGCCGCGGTGCGGATGCCAGGAGGTGCCCTTCGGCTCGCCCGGCGCGTACTCGACCTCGCCCAGCTGGTCCATGTGCAGGAAGGGATCGAGGTCGCGCAGGTCGACACCCTGGAAGGCGCGGCGGACCGGGAAGCCCTCGCCCTCGTAGCCCTTCGGGGCGGTGGTGACCGAGCGGACCCCGCGATCGAGGTCGGTCGGGCCCGGCGCGGGGACGCGGGGCAACGTGCTGACGTCGGTGACGGTGACGGCGGGCATCGGATCCTCCGGGGGTCGGTGTCGGTTGAACGCTCAACAATAAGGGTAGCGCTGCTGTTCCCGGGCGGCCAGACTGACCGGTGATGCCCGCACTGTCGCAGTCCACCGCCGGGGAGCTGCTCGCCTCCGCCCGGGTCGCGCGGCTCGCCACGATCCGGCCCGCCGACGGCACCCCACGGCTGGTCCCCATCACGTTCGCGCTGGTCGACGACGTGCTGGTGTCCGTGGTCGATCGGGTCAAGGCGAAACGGCACACCCGGCTGGCCCGGCTGCGCGACATCGCCGCCGATCCGCGGGTGGGACTGCTCGCCGACCACTACGACGACGACTGGTCGCAGCTGTGGTGGGTGCGGGTGGACGCCGTCGCCGAGCTGCACACCCGCGGGGAGATCCACGAGCGCGCGATCGCGGCCCTGGCGGCGAAGTACCCGCCCTACGCGGCCGAGCCGCCCGACGGGGACGTGCTCGTGCTGACCCCGACCCGCTGGACCGGCTGGTCCGCGCACTGATCCGATCCGCGCGCCGCCCCGGTCGTCGCGCACGCCCGGGGTGGTGCGCGGTCGCCGGCTCAGCGCGCGTTGAAGGGCGCCGCCGGGTCCACCTCCCCGCCGATCTTCCGGGGCGCCGGGTCTCGTCCGGTTCGGCGCGGATCGGCCCGGGGCGCCGCTGGATCACCGGCCCGGGGCGCCGCTGGGTCACTGGCCCGCGGCGCTGCTGGATCACCGGCCCGCGGCGCGGCTGGATCACCGCCCTGCGGCGCGCGCCAGCCGGTCACGGCAGGTCGGCGAGGAATCCGGTGATCGCGGCGGCGGCCTCGTCCGGAAGCTCCAGATGTGGCGAGTGCCCGCAGGGCAGCTCGGCGACGGTGACCGGGCCGGCGGCCCGCTCCGCGACGCTGCGGACGTGCACGATGCTGCCGTACGGGTCGTCGTCGCCCTGGATCCCGAGCACCGGCGCGGTGATCGCGGACAGCTCGTCGCGGACGTCCCAGGCGCGGAACTCCTCGGCCAGCCACATGTCGTTCCAGCCGCGGAAGGCGGCGTCCGGGTCGTCGTGATGGCGGGCCATCCGGTCGCGCAGGTCGCCGTCCTCGAACGCGGTCCGCGCGGCCCGGATCTCGGTGAGCGCGAAGTCCTCGACCAGCACGTGCGGGGCGAGGACGACCACCCCGGACACGTCGAGCCGGGCGGCGGCCAGCAGCGCGATCGTCCCGCCGTCGGAGTGCCCGACCGGGATCGGGCGGTGCAACCCGAGCGCGGAGCACAGTGCCGGGACGACGCCGGTCGCCTCCGCCGCCATGAACGACGTCGTCCGTGGGGCGAGCGGGCGATCCGAACGGCCGTGCCCGAGCCGCGAGTAGGCGACGGCGCGCCGGCCGCTCTGCTCGGCGATCCGCCGGTGGAACCCGCGCCACAGACCGACCGAGCCGAGGCCCTCGTGCAGGAACAGCAGGGGCGCGAGGTCCGGGGAACCGGGCACGTCGTCGAACTCGTGGCGGAGGCCGTCGAGTTCCAGCAGGGTCGTCGCGGGCACGGTCGATCATGCTAGGTGCTGCGCCACCGCCGTCCGCACGGGTTCGTCGCGTTCGCACGGGATCCGATCCCGTGCGAACGCGACGAACCCGTGCGGATCACGGCGGAGGTGGCCGGAGGGCCCTCGCTCGTCGGGGTGCGTCGGGTTGCGGGTGACTGTGTGGTGCTGAAAGGTTCCGCCGGTGTCCGTCGCCCGGCAGCACCCCACTCGACCGTCCGGACGGGTCGCGCGGCTGGCCGTCGCGCTGGTCGCGGTGCTCGTGACCGCCACCGGCTGTGCCGGCGCCACCGACGGGCAGACGGTGCGGCTCGCCCAGTTCCCGTGGAGCGCGGCGAAGCTGACCAACGCGATCCTGGCCGATGTCGCCGCCGGGCATCCGGAGCTCGGGGTGGGGGAGCTCAAGACCATCCAGGTCGGGCCCGCGACCGCGTGGGCGGGTGCCCAGCGCGGTGACGTCGACGTGCTCACCGAGGTCGCGATGCCCAACCAGTCCGAGCTCGCCGCGAAGGCCGAACCCCGGATCGAGCTGGTACACCCGACCTACGACGGCGCCGACCAGGGCTGGTACGTCCCCACCGCGATGCTCGGCCCCGGGCAGCCACTCGAGGGGCTGCGCAGCGTCACCCAGCTCAACGACTACGCGGCCGCGCTGGACAACCGGCTGGTCGACTCCGACCCGAGCTTCCTCACCACCGAACAGAACGCCAAGCGGCTCGCCGGCTACGGCCTGGACCTGGAGCAGATCACCTCCAGCGAGGCCGCGCAGATCGCCGAGCTGCGCCGGTCACAGGAGCGCGGGACGCCGATCCTGGTCTACCTCTACCGGCCGCACTACATCTTCGAGGAGATCGAGCTGACCAGGCTGGAGGAGCCGAACCCGGCCCGCGACGACTGTTTCACCACCGGCGACGGGGCCTGCGCGATGCCGGCCTACTCGGCGTGGACCGCCGCCGCCGGCGACCTGACCACGACCGCCCCGCGGTTCGCGGAGCTGCTCGGGCGCTTCGAGCTGCCACTGGCCGATGTCGAACAGATGCTGCAACGGGTGGACGTCGACAACGAGGACGTCGAGACGGTGGCCCGCGACTACGTGGCCACCAACCCCGACCGGGTCCGGGAATGGGTGGGTACACCGTGAGCACGATGATCGAGGTCCGGAACCTGACGAAGGTGTTCGGCTCGGCGAAGGAGATCGACGACGCCGTCACGTTGGCCGGCGAGGGGGTGGGCCGCAGCGAGATCCAGCAGCGCACCGGCGCCACCCTGGCCGTGCACGACGTCTCGTTCGACATCGCGGCCGGCGAACTGTTCGTGATCATGGGTCTGTCCGGTTCCGGGAAGTCGACGCTGGTCCGGCTGCTGAACCGGCTGATCGAGCCGACGTCGGGGACGATCGGGATCGAGGGCCGCGATCTCGGCTCGCTCGGCGACGCCGACCTGCGGACCCTGCGCAACAACCGGATCGCCATGGTGTTCCAGCACTTCGCGCTGCTGCCGCACCGCACCGTCCGGCAGAACGCCGAGTACGGACTGCAGATCCGCGGGACCGACGCCGCGCAGCGCCGGGAGAAGGCCGAATGGGCCCTGGAGCAGGTCGGCCTGGCCGAGCGCGCCGAGGCCTACCCGGGCCAGCTGTCCGGGGGCATGCAGCAGCGGGTCGGCCTGGCGCGGGCGCTGGCCGCCGACACCGACGTACTGCTGATGGACGAGCCGTACTCCGCGCTGGACCCGCTGATCCGCCGGGACATGCAGCAGCTGCTGGTCCGGCTGCAGCGTGAGCTGCGCAAGACGATCGTGTTCATCACCCACGACCTCAACGAGGCGATGCTGCTCGGCGACCGGATCCTGCTGCTCAAGGACGGCCGGCTGGTCCAGCTCGGGACCGGGCCGCAGATCCTGGAGTCCCCGGCCGACGACTACGTCGCCGAGTTCGTCTCCGACGTCGACCGCAGCCGGGTGCTGACCGCCGCCGACGTCATCCGGGAGCCGCGGATCACGGTGCGGCTCACCGAGCGCCCGGCCGACGTGCTCGTCCGGCTCGGGCAGGCCGAGGCGACCGGGGCCTATGTGGTCGACGACGACGACCGGATCCTCGGCGTGATCCGGGACGACCGGCTGGGGCACGCCGCCGGCCGCGGCGCCGGCTCGATCGACGAGTCCGCGCTGGTCGAGGAGTACCGCACGACCGAGCCCGATCGGCCGCTGATCGACCTGCTCCAGGACGTCGGCCGCAATCCGGTACCGCTCGCGGTCGTGGAGGACGGCCGGCTGCGCGGCGTCGTCCCGCGCGGTGCGGTGCTGGCCGCGCTGTCCACTCAGCCCGACCGGAACGGGAGCCACTGATGCCCAGGATCGAGCTCGGCAGCTACGTCGAGACGTTCGTGCTCTGGCTGCTGTCGGCGATCCCGGCGCTGCTGGACGGGATCAGCGCGGTCGTCACGGTCGTCGTCGAGGCACTGACGACGGTGTTCGCCGGGCCGCCGTGGTGGGTCTGGCTGGTGCTGCTGACCCTCGGCGCGCTGCTGGTGCGCGGCTGGGGCCTGGCCGTGTTCACGCTGCTCGGGTTCGCGCTGATCGATGCGTTCGACCTGTGGCAGGAGACCATGGAGACGCTCGGCGTGGTGCTGGTCGCCGCGCTGATCGCGACCGCGGTCGGGGTGCCGCTGGGCATCTGGGCCGCCCGCAGCCGCGCGGTCGGGGCCGCGCTGCGCCCGCTGCTGGACCTGATGCAGACGACGCCGGTGTTCGTCTACCTGATCCCGGCGGTGTTCTTCTTCGGCATCGGCGTGGTGCCCGGGGTGGTGGCGACGACGATCTTCTCGATCCCGCCCGCGGTCCGGCTCACCGAGCTGGGGATCCGCGGCGTCGATCCGGAGGTCGTCGAGGCCACGCACGCCTTCGGTGCGCACCCGCGGCAGATCCTGCGCGAGGTGCAGCTCCCGATGGCGCTGCCCTCGATCATGGCCGGGATCAACCAGGTGATCATGCTGGCGCTGTCGATGGTGGTCGTCGCCGGGCTCGCCGGGGCCGACGGCCTGGGGACGGTCGTGGTCAGCGCGGTGACCCAGCTGGACATCGCCGCCGGTGTCGAAGGCGGCCTCGCCGTGGTGATCGTGGCGATCTACCTCGACCGGTTCACCGCCGCTCTGGCCGAACGCCCCGGTCGCGGTCTGCTGGCGACGCTGCGCGCCCGCCGTGGCCGGGCCGCCACCGGGGCGCCGCACCCCGCGACGAAGATCGGTGTCGCCGGAGCGGGGGCAGGCGCCTGACGCGGAACCGGTGGGACGGGAGTTCGACATGACCGGAACCGGCCGACCGGCCCGCGCGGCACAGGTCGTCACGAACGTGCCGCCGCGCGAATGGAGCAGCGACGCCGCCGTCGCCTACGAGGCGACCCAGGAGCTGCTCGGCGCCCACCACCGAGCGGAGCGACCGGCCCGGGCGCTAGCCCTGATCCGGCGCGGGCCCGGTGGCCCGGTGGCCGCGCCCGTCGCGGTGCTCCGAGCGGGCGGGATCGGCGTGGACGAGATGCGTCAGCTCGGCGGTGATCTCCCGGCGGAGCGCGTCGTGGCGCGCCGAGAGCGCGTGGCGCGGGTCCTCGCGGTCCGGGTAGGTCCAGACCGGACGGCGGCGGTGCGCCTCCGGCTCCCACTCGTAGCGCGGGTGCACGTGCTCAGGCCCCGGTGAGACGTCTCGGCGCCACCTGCCGGTAGGCGTCAGTGACGATCTCGGTGATCTCGTCCCGGTCGGCGGCCTGCTCGCCGGTCCCGTCGAGCACCACACCGAGCCAGCCCCGGTGCCCGACGTAGGCCGGCCGGAAGAACCGGTCCGGGTCCTCGGCGACCAGCTCCTCCTGGACCCCCGGCGGTGCCGCGCACCAGAACGCGATGTGCGGGTGCCCGTGATGGTGCTCGGCGTAGCTGACGAACATCCGCTTCACGAACCACGACGGTGAGCCGTGGCTGATCTTCTCGGTGACCTCGGGCAGCGACAGGCAGATCTCCCGCAACCAGGGCAGCGGATCGGTGGGATCGGGGTGCCGGGCCGTCATCCGGTCATCCGGTACGTACCCGCGGAGAAGACGTTGCCCTCCGGATCGGCCACCGCGAACTCGCGTGACCCGTAGTCCTGGTCGACCGGTTCCATCACCACCTGGGCGCCGGCCGCGACCGCCCTGGCGTGCAGGGCGTCCGGGTCGTCACAGGTCAGGTACAGGACGGCGCGGCCGGTGTCGAAGCGGTCACCGGCGCGTCGGGCGCCGAGGGCCAGCACGGCGGTGTCGTCGCCGTCGTCCCAGGCCAGCTCTGCGTGCGCGATCACGCCGCCGTCGCCGGTGTGCGTGCCCAGCTGACGGAACCCGAGCGCGGCGGTCAGGAAGTCGATCGCGGCACGCGGATCGTCGTAGCGCAGGGTGGTGTGGATGCTCATGCCGGCTGATCCTGCTCGCCGGACGCTGCCTCGTCTTGTACGAACGGGAACGCCGCCGCCCACTCGGTGCGGAACCCGCCGGGGGAGATGCCGGCGAGCGCGCGGAACTCCCGGCTCAGATGCGCCTGGTCGACGTAGCCGCAGGTCGCGGCGATCTCGGCCAGCGCGACCCGGCTGCCGGCGACCAGCCCGGACGCCCGCGAGAAGCGCAGCACCCGGCCCGCGGTGCGCGGGCCCAGCCCGATCTGGGTGGAGAACCGGGCCTGCAGGTGCCTGCGGCTCCAGCCGGTCTCGGCGGCGAGCACCGAGACCGGCACCCGGCCGCCGGTGACCTCGAGCCGGCGCCATGCGTGCACCACCTCCGGCGCCGGTCGGCGGGCCCGCACGTCCAGCAATCGACCGGCCAGCACCTCGCTGACCAGCGCGAAGCGGGCCGGCCACTCCGGTGCGGCGGCGAGCCGCTCGGGCAGCGCGGCCAGCACCGGATCGGCCAGCTCGTCCAGTGCGGGCACCGCGCCGCTCGGCAGCGCGCGGCCGCCGAGCAGCGTGTAGAGCCCGACCGGGGTGAGGTCCACCTGGATCCCGGCCTGCGGGCCGGTGAACCGGGTCAGCACCCAGGTGTCGCTGAGACCGCCGACGAACGCGGCCGTCGTCGTGCTGCCGACGGCCGGGCCGGACAGCTCCAGCGAATGGAACCCGAACACGAGCGCGACGCCGGCGGCCGGCGCCTGCCGCCGGAGCACCGGCGTCGCGGACTCCTCCCGGTAGCCGAGATAGCGCAGCACGAAGGGGCGCAGCACGGCCGGCGGTGGTGCCGGCCGGAACTCCCCGGTCATGACGGGCATCGTGCCAGTGCCGGGACTACTCCGGCAGCTGCTGCGCGTGGATCGCGATGGCGTCCCGCAGGTACACGCTCAGACCCTCGGCATAGCCGTCGATCGTCGCGGTGAACCGGGCGTCGTCGACGTAGAGCCGGCCGAGGCCGGTGTAGGCCTCGCGGCCCGGCGTCCAGAACCGGCTCACCCAGGCGTGGTGTGCGGCCACGGCCTGCTGCACCTGCGGTGCGTCGACCGGCTCCCCGGCCGCCATCAGCGCGGCGAGCCTGCGGTGCACGGCGGCCATCTCGGACCCGACCTCGGTGGTCACGTCCCGGTCCCAGGTCACGATCTCCTCCTGAACGGCGACAGCCTCGGGGCCCCAGCGCTCGCGGGCCTCTGCGGCGTACGGATCGTTCCGGAACGCCGCGAACATCTCCTCGGTGGACATCGCGTCCCCTCCCTCTCGTTCTTCGATGGATCGTGCGACGGTGCGGGCGAGCCGGCGCAGGCGCGCGATCTCGCTGCGCAGCCGCGCGTGGTGCGCCCGCAGGGCGGCCGTCTCCGACGCGCCGTCGAGCACCGCGGCGATGTCCGGGAGCCCGAGGCCCAGCTCGCGCAGCACGAGCACGTGCTGCAGCCGCAGCAGCTCCGCTCGCCGGTAGATCCGCCGCCCGCCAGGACCGGTATCGGCCGGGCGGAGCAGACCCACCTGGTCGTAGTGGCGCAACGTGCGCGAACTGACCCCGGCCAGACGGACGACCTCGTCGGTCGTCCAGCTCTGTGTCTCCGTCACGCCAACTACGTTAGAAGTTGACGCGACGTCAACCGCAACCCTTCTTCTCAGACGAGTGCGAGACCGGTCGCGAGGCCGAGCACGACCACGGCCACGACGCCGTCGAGCACCCGCCAGGCCGACGGACGCGCGAACAGCCCGGCGAGCCGGGTCGCGCCGAAACCGAGACCGGCGAACCAGAGCAGGCTGGCCGCGACGACACCGGCGGCGAACGCCCAGCGGCCGTC is from Pseudonocardia autotrophica and encodes:
- a CDS encoding pirin family protein, which codes for MPAVTVTDVSTLPRVPAPGPTDLDRGVRSVTTAPKGYEGEGFPVRRAFQGVDLRDLDPFLHMDQLGEVEYAPGEPKGTSWHPHRGFETVTYIIDGTFEHGDSHGGGGTITNGDTQWMTAGSGLLHIERPPEALVRSGGLFHGLQLWVNLPKKDKWLPPKYQDLRAAESGLVASPDGGALLRVIAGDVAGISGPGATHTPMAMVHATVSPGGELRLPWPREFNALVYVMSGSGTVGADRRPIRTGQLAVFGPGDAITMGGNVSQESRHPAFDVVVLGGLPIREPVAWAGPFVMNTKAEVHEAFEDYQRGRLGVVPSDYVPHGSLPGSFS
- a CDS encoding MmcQ/YjbR family DNA-binding protein; translation: MTARHPDPTDPLPWLREICLSLPEVTEKISHGSPSWFVKRMFVSYAEHHHGHPHIAFWCAAPPGVQEELVAEDPDRFFRPAYVGHRGWLGVVLDGTGEQAADRDEITEIVTDAYRQVAPRRLTGA
- a CDS encoding helix-turn-helix domain-containing protein; this translates as MSVHGGLPWAIVGHRVMTTDLAAAVPAIGAEQRFVPWTAAVREGIAGFGFECERPHVFTGSVGTRSADGVDLVTLAGAGHAADRDAGEIAAADTGCYVLGLQLAGGARITQDGRTAVLGPGRYALYDASRPVRVEAGDGYRALCVRFAHDRVEPRGGESLAGITGTAFDYRPGLPATVWDTVISLNRNLPTLGAHGPLAMRGVMDLIGVLLRSAAGAEPQPRCDLLDRIKAYADARLGDPDLSPAGIAAAHYVSARHLHNLFAGTGTSAASWIRSRRVEMCRRDLADPAAAAMPAAAIGARWGFRGPSHFGQVFKRETGLTPAAYRERAAAQPAVSSSSSCS
- a CDS encoding glycine betaine ABC transporter substrate-binding protein, with protein sequence MSVARQHPTRPSGRVARLAVALVAVLVTATGCAGATDGQTVRLAQFPWSAAKLTNAILADVAAGHPELGVGELKTIQVGPATAWAGAQRGDVDVLTEVAMPNQSELAAKAEPRIELVHPTYDGADQGWYVPTAMLGPGQPLEGLRSVTQLNDYAAALDNRLVDSDPSFLTTEQNAKRLAGYGLDLEQITSSEAAQIAELRRSQERGTPILVYLYRPHYIFEEIELTRLEEPNPARDDCFTTGDGACAMPAYSAWTAAAGDLTTTAPRFAELLGRFELPLADVEQMLQRVDVDNEDVETVARDYVATNPDRVREWVGTP
- a CDS encoding MerR family transcriptional regulator, giving the protein MTETQSWTTDEVVRLAGVSSRTLRHYDQVGLLRPADTGPGGRRIYRRAELLRLQHVLVLRELGLGLPDIAAVLDGASETAALRAHHARLRSEIARLRRLARTVARSIEEREGGDAMSTEEMFAAFRNDPYAAEARERWGPEAVAVQEEIVTWDRDVTTEVGSEMAAVHRRLAALMAAGEPVDAPQVQQAVAAHHAWVSRFWTPGREAYTGLGRLYVDDARFTATIDGYAEGLSVYLRDAIAIHAQQLPE
- a CDS encoding alpha/beta fold hydrolase, translated to MPATTLLELDGLRHEFDDVPGSPDLAPLLFLHEGLGSVGLWRGFHRRIAEQSGRRAVAYSRLGHGRSDRPLAPRTTSFMAAEATGVVPALCSALGLHRPIPVGHSDGGTIALLAAARLDVSGVVVLAPHVLVEDFALTEIRAARTAFEDGDLRDRMARHHDDPDAAFRGWNDMWLAEEFRAWDVRDELSAITAPVLGIQGDDDPYGSIVHVRSVAERAAGPVTVAELPCGHSPHLELPDEAAAAITGFLADLP
- a CDS encoding ABC transporter permease, whose protein sequence is MPRIELGSYVETFVLWLLSAIPALLDGISAVVTVVVEALTTVFAGPPWWVWLVLLTLGALLVRGWGLAVFTLLGFALIDAFDLWQETMETLGVVLVAALIATAVGVPLGIWAARSRAVGAALRPLLDLMQTTPVFVYLIPAVFFFGIGVVPGVVATTIFSIPPAVRLTELGIRGVDPEVVEATHAFGAHPRQILREVQLPMALPSIMAGINQVIMLALSMVVVAGLAGADGLGTVVVSAVTQLDIAAGVEGGLAVVIVAIYLDRFTAALAERPGRGLLATLRARRGRAATGAPHPATKIGVAGAGAGA
- a CDS encoding SRPBCC family protein, with amino-acid sequence MSTTTRETSIESVRDLPMVRITREFDAPPERVFDAHVDVEKVRRWLGPRNLTMTVQRWDAETGGGYRYTHTDADGEYRFYGSFHEVRPSERIVQTFTFEGFPDGVCLETLTLTALDGGRTRLVGTSLFESFEARDAMLASGMEVGVNEGYEQLDELLTAG
- a CDS encoding helix-turn-helix domain-containing protein, whose protein sequence is MTGEFRPAPPPAVLRPFVLRYLGYREESATPVLRRQAPAAGVALVFGFHSLELSGPAVGSTTTAAFVGGLSDTWVLTRFTGPQAGIQVDLTPVGLYTLLGGRALPSGAVPALDELADPVLAALPERLAAAPEWPARFALVSEVLAGRLLDVRARRPAPEVVHAWRRLEVTGGRVPVSVLAAETGWSRRHLQARFSTQIGLGPRTAGRVLRFSRASGLVAGSRVALAEIAATCGYVDQAHLSREFRALAGISPGGFRTEWAAAFPFVQDEAASGEQDQPA
- a CDS encoding TIGR03668 family PPOX class F420-dependent oxidoreductase, with translation MPALSQSTAGELLASARVARLATIRPADGTPRLVPITFALVDDVLVSVVDRVKAKRHTRLARLRDIAADPRVGLLADHYDDDWSQLWWVRVDAVAELHTRGEIHERAIAALAAKYPPYAAEPPDGDVLVLTPTRWTGWSAH
- a CDS encoding quaternary amine ABC transporter ATP-binding protein, whose protein sequence is MIEVRNLTKVFGSAKEIDDAVTLAGEGVGRSEIQQRTGATLAVHDVSFDIAAGELFVIMGLSGSGKSTLVRLLNRLIEPTSGTIGIEGRDLGSLGDADLRTLRNNRIAMVFQHFALLPHRTVRQNAEYGLQIRGTDAAQRREKAEWALEQVGLAERAEAYPGQLSGGMQQRVGLARALAADTDVLLMDEPYSALDPLIRRDMQQLLVRLQRELRKTIVFITHDLNEAMLLGDRILLLKDGRLVQLGTGPQILESPADDYVAEFVSDVDRSRVLTAADVIREPRITVRLTERPADVLVRLGQAEATGAYVVDDDDRILGVIRDDRLGHAAGRGAGSIDESALVEEYRTTEPDRPLIDLLQDVGRNPVPLAVVEDGRLRGVVPRGAVLAALSTQPDRNGSH
- a CDS encoding VOC family protein, translating into MSIHTTLRYDDPRAAIDFLTAALGFRQLGTHTGDGGVIAHAELAWDDGDDTAVLALGARRAGDRFDTGRAVLYLTCDDPDALHARAVAAGAQVVMEPVDQDYGSREFAVADPEGNVFSAGTYRMTG
- a CDS encoding ArsR/SmtB family transcription factor; protein product: MEDRLSRVFAALADPLRRDMVARLATDDATVNELAEPYDVSLQAVSKHIKVLEDAGLVRRSRQAQRRPVHLEAEVFDLMTAWIERYRRQVEQRYQRLDELLADEAPGSTGTSEGAAS